The nucleotide window CGTATCGTGGTTTTGCATTTTAGTATACATGTATAAAATCTCATTTATTACATTATCAGACTTCCTCGCTTATCCGCTTATCTTATAAAGTAGAGGAAGGGATAAAAGGAGGAAGAGAGGAGGCATAAAAAGTAATGTAGCATGCAGTATTAtgtatttaaacaatatgtaaTGTATATCATACAATATTTTGGCAAATTGAAAAATACTAATTAATTAGGTATGATGCAAAACAATTCTCCATTACGTTGTCGtcaaaattccttaataacagtGAGTCGACAATGTACCCGGTTAATCTTTTGTATTTTCGCGAAAAGAAATGCGCCCTTTAAAATTTCCTTCCAAGAAGGACAACAGAAAGGTGACAAAGAAACGACACGAATTCTTTGGACATCAGCGGTGTTTTCAATAAGCCTGTACCTGGAACTAAGTAGAAAATGGGAAGGTGTGGCCTGGTATAGAGGTACAATAACGCTGGGAATTTTCAAAACTTTTAAATGCATTCCTCTGATACATACAGGAAGGAAATCTTATTACAGTCATTTCAGTTTTCTCGTTACACAAAAATTACTTAGCGGCTGTATCCTCACTGCTATCTGTGTCAGGTACTTCTAATATTTTTGGACCATAAAGAAGGACATATGCACAATGCCAGTCACCTCCACCACTGAGTTTTAGTATATCTTCATTCGTTACAGCGCTAACATTCTCATCGTCACATTTAAACCAACTATCTGCCGATTGACGAACCCAGGCTACATAGTGACCACTACTACTTGACCGTCCACCGTGCGTTAAAACCGCTTGTAGTACATAAATACCACTgttatttgatcctaaatctgtaattataataaagcaATATTTATGAGTAAGATACGCACAATTGAAATATAAAGTTCTTACCATTTGAAAACCAGAATGATTCTGGTTTCATCGGTTTCTTTTCACTTTCTGTGTCCTTTTTATCTTTCGCTTTGCGCGATTCTTCCAGTAAATTGTCTTCGTATTCTTTTAATTTCTCACGCATAGGAGTAAGCTTACTTTGAAGTTCATTACTGCATAATTCAAAGGCATCGAATTCGAGAGGAAATTTAACATCCTTGAGAATTTTTGCATTTATTGCTTCCTTCTctttataataaaaacgtacAAATTGGATAGTTAAATATGCCGGGAGTCTACTAATTTTTGACTATAAAACAAATACACCACACTCATTAAATACGAAAAATTTTTCCATATGTGAACCGTTTTTTTCATATCCTACAAAATTCTTTTACCGTTTTCGTATATACAGCATCTCTACCTAGCGTTGGGGACATTTTTGTAATTTGTTCTTGCATTTTATTCCTAAGTCCCGAGTGCATGTACTTGACTTCAGTTGAAATGAAACAGCTTAATTGTAAAAATTCCTCCTTTCCTTTAGTAGGTGGCTCATCTTCGGATTCTACGCATTTTAATTCTGTATCAAACGTCCCTCCAAAATATTGTTCGATCAGTGATCTGGGTTTGGAACTTTGTGCCTCATCTTCTGCAGGTGCAGAATTTTCCTATAATCATTTTATACATAATAAGAAGTAATATTTTCAtgaagaaaatagaaatatgtttTTAAACTATTATATGGAGCTATTTATTTATCTCAATGTTATTCGAGTATTATCAAAATGATATCTTTTATAACAACCTTTGCTGGTAATTGCTGCTGTAACATTTTAATAAGTTCTGTCCAACATTCGTTAGCATCCTGTTGCTGAAATTCTCCATGATCAGATTTTTCAGCAAATCTTGGAAACCTTAAATGCATTAGTTCCACAAGGAAAAAAGGTGTGTAAAATGATcctttgtccattcgttcgtatAGATTTTTCAAAGCTGCTGTTATATTATGTGCATAACTCTTAGTGGGTGTGAGTCCTcctgaataattttttaaagcATCTCGTAGTTCGGGGACAGTTTTCAGGCACTGTATAGTTGCATTAAGATAACAAGTATTTCCTAAATTCTTTAAACCAGCAGGTAATCCTAAAACTGATGCTAATTCAGACTCATTCATGTCTTCTACAAACACCGGCTTTTCTATAGGTTCCATAGGTACATCTTCCACTCTGGATCCCATCATTAACACAGTAATGCCCTACAACAGAGTAAAAACTTATAAAATTGAACCAATAATATATTCTAGCCTTCTgatttttgtgatatttatgaattatactattattggtaaaaatattaatataaacaaattatatTGCGCTCTTACATCTTTTAATTTGATGTTACCCCAATCGTCATCTTTCAATGTTAATCCTTTTAACATGACTTTCTGTCTTTCTGGTTGCACTCCAGTGAGTGCAAACAGTTGTGCTTTAAACAGCATGGGTTCTTCGTCCGTATTGACTTCCACATCGGGATAAAGTGCCTTCCCCCATTTAACTTTAACTGAAAGAAAACATCTTAAATGTCGATTACCAAATATCACGCGATAAAAAGTTGTGTAAAAAATGATAGGTTAGGTGTACGAAAGTTTTGAAGTTTCGCTACATACGTACCCGTGTATTGAGGCATGTTCCTTTAATTTTTTTCAACGTGTTTACTTCTTGTAAACGTATGCTAATTGATAAACTGAACCTTTACAATGTTTATTCACTATCACTATAAACTTTGACAAAATGCACCGTCAGACATTCGCGTATATATGTACGTAGATGTACAACAGTGTACAGCGGTCAGGTACATACAGGGTTATTCACTCACTCGGAAACCGCGCGCGCGAGAACAAACGCCACAGAGCAGTGCAACATGTACAAATACTACTCTACATTTATGCAACATAGCAAGTGCGACACGTACACGAATATGACACCATGTATGTAATTGGGATAAAGACCTCTTAATTTGCCGATTTTTGGAGACACGAAGAATTTTGATACTTATTTTccaattaaaatttttttattaacgaTATTATAGTGATGAAAACACACGTGAAACTTACTGGAATATTAACATCCCATTTACAAAAGATCGTCGccgttttattaaaatttatcttaCTGCAACGTAGAACAATAGTTAGGAAAA belongs to Megalopta genalis isolate 19385.01 chromosome 1, iyMegGena1_principal, whole genome shotgun sequence and includes:
- the Usp14 gene encoding ubiquitin specific protease 14, translated to MPQYTVKVKWGKALYPDVEVNTDEEPMLFKAQLFALTGVQPERQKVMLKGLTLKDDDWGNIKLKDGITVLMMGSRVEDVPMEPIEKPVFVEDMNESELASVLGLPAGLKNLGNTCYLNATIQCLKTVPELRDALKNYSGGLTPTKSYAHNITAALKNLYERMDKGSFYTPFFLVELMHLRFPRFAEKSDHGEFQQQDANECWTELIKMLQQQLPAKENSAPAEDEAQSSKPRSLIEQYFGGTFDTELKCVESEDEPPTKGKEEFLQLSCFISTEVKYMHSGLRNKMQEQITKMSPTLGRDAVYTKTSKISRLPAYLTIQFVRFYYKEKEAINAKILKDVKFPLEFDAFELCSNELQSKLTPMREKLKEYEDNLLEESRKAKDKKDTESEKKPMKPESFWFSNDLGSNNSGIYVLQAVLTHGGRSSSSGHYVAWVRQSADSWFKCDDENVSAVTNEDILKLSGGGDWHCAYVLLYGPKILEVPDTDSSEDTAAK